A single region of the Streptomyces vilmorinianum genome encodes:
- a CDS encoding ABC transporter ATP-binding protein — protein sequence MTSALLEAAGIDVRFGGVHALRDVTVSVRPGEVCGLIGPNGAGKTTLFDVLSGMRRPDSGRVEFAGGDITRRSPVWRARHGIRRTFQRQQLFGQLTVTDNLVVAQDWRPGERRHRERAAAVLRECGLDALAESYAGALPVGQARMVELARALADPPRVLLLDEPASGTTAEERRQLATVVRHMAYEKGCAVLLVEHNVAFVMELCSRVVVLDLGRVLAQGTAAEVRADPSVREAYLGTAPGPAECDRGVDR from the coding sequence ATGACCAGTGCGCTGCTCGAGGCCGCCGGGATCGACGTCCGTTTCGGCGGCGTCCACGCCCTGCGCGACGTGACCGTCTCCGTACGCCCCGGTGAGGTCTGCGGCCTCATCGGGCCGAACGGCGCGGGGAAGACCACGCTGTTCGACGTCCTGTCCGGGATGCGGCGGCCGGATTCCGGCAGGGTCGAGTTCGCCGGCGGCGACATCACGCGCCGTTCCCCCGTGTGGCGGGCCCGGCACGGGATCCGGCGCACCTTCCAGCGCCAGCAGCTCTTCGGGCAGTTGACGGTGACCGACAACCTGGTCGTGGCCCAGGACTGGCGGCCGGGTGAACGCCGCCACCGGGAGCGGGCGGCCGCCGTGCTCCGCGAGTGCGGGCTCGACGCGCTCGCGGAGTCGTACGCCGGCGCGCTGCCCGTCGGGCAGGCCCGCATGGTCGAACTGGCCCGCGCCCTCGCCGACCCGCCCCGCGTCCTCCTCCTCGACGAGCCCGCCTCCGGCACGACCGCCGAGGAGCGCCGCCAACTCGCCACCGTCGTGCGCCACATGGCGTACGAGAAGGGCTGCGCGGTGCTCCTCGTGGAGCACAACGTGGCCTTCGTGATGGAGCTGTGCTCGCGCGTCGTGGTCCTGGATCTCGGCCGGGTCCTGGCCCAGGGGACGGCGGCCGAGGTCCGCGCCGACCCTTCCGTGCGCGAGGCGTATCTGGGCACGGCCCCGGGGCCCGCGGAATGCGATCGCGGCGTCGATCGTTGA
- a CDS encoding aldo/keto reductase: MPQLGFGVWQVPDDEATRAVATALEAGYRSIDTAAIYRNETGTGRAIAASGVPREELFVTTKLWNTEQGHDSTLRAFDASLDRLGLDYVDLYLIHWPVPAKDAYVETYRAFEKIYADGRAKAIGVSNFLPEHLERLIGETSVVPAVNQIELHPHLQQQASRDAHARHGIATEAWSPLGQGKGLLEVPAIVAVARKHGRTPAQVVLRWHLQTGNVVIPKSVTPSRIRENIDVFGFELDAEDMAAIAALDENRRLGPNPGEFNLGA; the protein is encoded by the coding sequence ATGCCGCAGCTCGGCTTCGGTGTCTGGCAGGTGCCGGACGACGAGGCGACGCGCGCGGTGGCCACGGCTCTGGAGGCCGGTTACCGCTCCATCGACACGGCCGCGATCTACCGGAACGAGACCGGCACCGGCCGGGCGATCGCCGCCTCGGGCGTCCCCCGCGAGGAGCTCTTCGTCACCACGAAGCTCTGGAACACCGAGCAGGGCCACGACTCGACCCTGCGGGCGTTCGACGCCTCCCTCGACCGGCTCGGTCTGGACTACGTCGACCTGTACCTGATCCACTGGCCGGTGCCGGCGAAGGACGCGTACGTCGAGACGTACAGGGCGTTCGAGAAGATCTACGCCGACGGCCGGGCTAAGGCGATCGGTGTCTCCAACTTCCTGCCGGAGCACCTGGAGCGGCTGATCGGCGAGACCTCCGTCGTCCCCGCCGTCAACCAGATCGAGCTCCACCCGCATCTGCAGCAGCAGGCCTCGCGCGACGCGCACGCCCGGCACGGCATCGCGACCGAGGCCTGGTCGCCGCTGGGTCAGGGCAAGGGGCTCCTGGAGGTCCCGGCGATCGTCGCCGTCGCGCGCAAGCACGGCCGGACCCCGGCCCAGGTGGTGCTGCGCTGGCACCTGCAGACCGGGAACGTGGTCATTCCGAAGTCGGTGACGCCGTCCCGTATCCGGGAGAACATCGACGTGTTCGGCTTCGAGCTGGACGCCGAGGACATGGCCGCGATCGCCGCCCTGGACGAGAACCGGCGCCTCGGCCCGAACCCGGGCGAGTTCAACCTCGGCGCCTGA
- a CDS encoding ABC transporter permease subunit, with the protein MGDLLGFVLSGLVSGALYALLATGLVLSYSASGLFNFAHGATAYLCALAFHELHSGFGWPAVPTALLLVFVVAPGLGWGLDRLMFRKLARVGETAQIVATIGLLVALPAAGLWAVELLERAGAPVQPAENQFGLPGVGPSPAVSWQPLDGVGIDSDQLITWVATALAAAALWVLMRHTRLGLRLRAAVDNRSLTELRGISADRLSSIAWMLSSGLAGLAGVLATPLLGLSAHDYTLFLFVSATAAVLGRFVSVPLAFAGGLGLGVLQNLVAGYASFAEGITGFRTAVPFLILFAGLVVLAQRRRAAGTAAADPPPVDYLAGKGWGRRWGAWVVAAVLLGAAFYTVTTPFWSGMLAQGLAIGLVFMSFTVVTGLGAMVSLAQATFVTGAALVAGLLMSHGWPFAAAAVIGTAAAALLGAVVALPALRLGGRSLALATLALAFLADQVLFQMGWLRNGDTGWEIPRPVLGPVDLGDDRALGLTLVLLCAAVVALLTWLRGSRWGRAMLAVRSAPEAAAASGVSVVRTKLLLFTVSAGLAGFGGVLYASYNTRITATDFTAMTGLVWLAVVVAAGVRRPQFAVVAGLVFAVVPHLMTTYVTESAHLPVILFGLAGLALANDPDGYCAAWPSRRAARAGGARGPVPGATAPPLPFPKPGAGPRTPGEQDRGQGPRRLVGGGFAPRGPKGATAQTIGDPHPPRAPEPKPGPEPKPKPTGAYIVDARGAAPSSRSGPEEAALALELRRVRAGYGDAGAAPGSRGGPEEAALALELRCVRAGYGGAVVLHGVDLAVRGGEVLVLLGPNGAGKSTLCRVAAGALRPAEGVVRVRGADATRDTAVTRARRGVRLAPEGRGIFAGLSIEENLALQLPAPDDRDAVYTRFPALAARRTVTAGSLSGGEQQLLALAPLLQRPPAALVADEPSLGLAPRVVDEVFRLLTELRASGTALLLVEEKAAEVLGIADRVAYLAQGEIAWCGPRSEVDTDRLAEAYLGTGVRR; encoded by the coding sequence GTGGGTGACCTGCTGGGCTTCGTCCTGAGCGGTCTCGTCTCGGGCGCGCTCTACGCGCTGCTCGCGACCGGGCTCGTCCTGTCGTACTCCGCCTCCGGACTCTTCAACTTCGCGCACGGCGCCACCGCCTACCTGTGCGCCCTCGCCTTCCACGAGCTCCACTCCGGATTCGGGTGGCCGGCCGTGCCCACGGCCCTGCTGCTGGTGTTCGTGGTCGCGCCCGGTCTCGGCTGGGGCCTGGACCGGCTGATGTTCCGGAAGCTGGCCAGGGTCGGCGAGACCGCGCAGATCGTGGCCACGATCGGCCTCCTCGTCGCCCTGCCGGCGGCCGGGCTGTGGGCGGTCGAGCTCCTGGAGCGGGCCGGGGCCCCGGTCCAGCCGGCCGAGAACCAGTTCGGGCTGCCGGGCGTCGGGCCGAGCCCGGCGGTGTCCTGGCAGCCGCTCGACGGGGTCGGCATCGACTCCGACCAGCTGATCACCTGGGTCGCTACGGCGCTCGCTGCGGCCGCTCTGTGGGTGCTGATGCGGCACACCCGGCTCGGGCTGCGGCTGCGGGCGGCCGTCGACAACCGCTCGCTGACCGAGCTGCGGGGCATCAGCGCGGACCGGCTGTCCTCGATCGCCTGGATGCTGTCCTCCGGGCTCGCGGGCCTCGCCGGCGTCCTCGCCACCCCGCTCCTCGGTCTCTCCGCCCACGACTACACGCTCTTCCTGTTCGTCTCGGCGACGGCGGCCGTGCTGGGGCGGTTCGTGTCGGTGCCGCTCGCGTTCGCGGGCGGGCTCGGGCTCGGCGTGCTGCAGAACCTGGTGGCCGGGTACGCCTCGTTCGCGGAGGGCATCACCGGCTTCCGTACGGCGGTGCCGTTCCTGATCCTCTTCGCAGGGCTCGTCGTCCTGGCCCAGCGCCGGCGCGCGGCGGGCACGGCGGCCGCGGACCCGCCGCCGGTCGACTATCTCGCCGGGAAGGGGTGGGGGCGCAGGTGGGGCGCCTGGGTCGTGGCGGCCGTGCTCCTCGGCGCGGCCTTCTACACCGTCACCACGCCCTTCTGGAGCGGGATGCTCGCGCAGGGCCTCGCCATCGGGCTCGTGTTCATGTCGTTCACGGTGGTCACGGGCCTCGGCGCGATGGTGTCGCTCGCCCAGGCGACGTTCGTGACGGGCGCGGCGCTGGTGGCGGGGCTGCTGATGAGCCACGGCTGGCCGTTCGCGGCCGCGGCGGTGATCGGCACGGCCGCGGCGGCGCTGCTCGGCGCGGTGGTCGCCCTGCCCGCGCTGCGGCTCGGCGGCCGCTCGCTGGCCCTGGCCACGCTGGCGCTCGCCTTCCTGGCGGACCAGGTGCTCTTCCAGATGGGGTGGCTGCGCAACGGGGACACCGGGTGGGAGATCCCGCGCCCCGTCCTCGGCCCGGTGGACCTGGGCGACGACCGTGCGCTGGGTCTCACGCTGGTGCTGCTGTGCGCGGCGGTGGTGGCGCTGCTGACCTGGCTGCGCGGCTCCCGGTGGGGGCGGGCCATGCTCGCGGTCCGCTCGGCGCCGGAGGCCGCCGCGGCCTCGGGGGTGTCGGTGGTGCGGACGAAGCTGCTGCTCTTCACGGTGTCGGCGGGGCTCGCGGGGTTCGGGGGCGTGCTGTACGCCTCGTACAACACCCGGATCACGGCCACGGACTTCACGGCGATGACGGGTCTGGTGTGGCTGGCGGTGGTGGTCGCGGCGGGCGTGCGGCGGCCGCAGTTCGCGGTGGTGGCGGGGCTGGTCTTCGCGGTGGTCCCTCATCTGATGACGACGTACGTGACGGAGTCCGCGCATCTGCCGGTGATCCTCTTCGGCCTGGCGGGCCTGGCCCTGGCGAACGACCCGGACGGGTACTGCGCGGCGTGGCCGTCGAGGAGGGCGGCGCGGGCGGGCGGGGCGCGTGGGCCCGTGCCGGGGGCCACTGCCCCACCCCTCCCCTTCCCGAAACCGGGGGCAGGCCCCCGGACCCCCGGGGAGCAGGATCGGGGGCAGGGCCCCCGACGCCTTGTCGGCGGCGGCTTCGCGCCGCGAGGCCCGAAGGGCGCCACCGCGCAGACGATCGGCGACCCGCATCCGCCACGCGCGCCGGAGCCGAAGCCCGGGCCGGAGCCGAAGCCGAAGCCGACGGGGGCGTACATCGTCGACGCCAGGGGCGCAGCCCCGAGTTCGCGCAGCGGGCCGGAAGAGGCAGCGCTCGCGCTGGAGTTGCGGCGCGTACGGGCCGGGTACGGTGACGCGGGCGCAGCCCCGGGTTCGCGCGGCGGGCCGGAAGAGGCAGCGCTCGCGCTGGAGTTGCGGTGTGTACGGGCCGGGTACGGTGGCGCGGTCGTGCTCCACGGCGTGGACCTCGCGGTGCGCGGCGGCGAGGTGCTCGTGCTGCTCGGGCCCAACGGGGCCGGGAAGTCCACGCTGTGCCGGGTGGCCGCGGGGGCGCTGCGGCCCGCCGAGGGCGTCGTACGTGTACGCGGGGCGGACGCCACGCGCGACACGGCGGTCACCCGGGCGCGGCGCGGGGTGCGCCTCGCGCCCGAGGGCCGGGGGATCTTCGCCGGGCTCTCGATCGAGGAGAACCTGGCCCTGCAGCTGCCCGCGCCCGACGACCGCGACGCCGTGTACACGCGTTTTCCCGCGCTCGCCGCCCGCCGCACCGTCACCGCCGGCTCCCTCTCGGGCGGGGAGCAGCAGCTCCTCGCCCTCGCCCCGCTGCTCCAGCGCCCGCCCGCCGCCCTCGTCGCCGACGAGCCCTCCCTCGGTCTCGCGCCCCGCGTCGTGGACGAGGTGTTCCGCCTCCTCACCGAGCTCCGCGCGAGCGGCACCGCGCTGCTCCTGGTCGAGGAGAAGGCGGCCGAGGTGCTCGGCATCGCCGATCGGGTCGCCTACCTCGCGCAGGGCGAGATCGCCTGGTGCGGGCCGCGGTCCGAGGTGGACACGGACCGGCTCGCCGAGGCCTACCTGGGGACGGGAGTCCGCCGATGA
- a CDS encoding RICIN domain-containing protein — translation MSGSPAPVEDGLYRVRNVASGLVLEVYDGSHRSGANVQQGKENGTPGQHWHITSVPNGSGLHHLVNAASGKRLDVAGASTENGANVQQWKANNFGAQEWIIEQDLQSPGTVALVSFISGLLLEVADGSMDDGGNVRQWEDTDSPAQWWQLEPVL, via the coding sequence GTGAGCGGTTCGCCCGCGCCGGTCGAGGACGGTCTCTACCGGGTACGGAACGTGGCCAGCGGGCTGGTCCTGGAGGTGTACGACGGCTCGCACCGCAGTGGCGCCAACGTGCAGCAGGGCAAGGAGAACGGCACCCCCGGCCAGCACTGGCACATCACCTCCGTGCCGAACGGCAGCGGCCTCCACCACCTGGTCAACGCGGCCAGCGGCAAGCGGCTCGACGTGGCGGGCGCCTCGACGGAGAACGGCGCCAACGTCCAGCAGTGGAAGGCGAACAACTTCGGCGCGCAGGAGTGGATCATCGAGCAGGACCTGCAGTCCCCGGGCACGGTCGCGCTGGTGAGCTTCATCAGCGGACTGCTCCTGGAGGTGGCCGACGGCTCGATGGACGACGGCGGCAATGTGCGGCAGTGGGAGGACACCGACTCCCCCGCCCAGTGGTGGCAGTTGGAGCCGGTGCTCTGA